TAATAATTTACCACCAACTTTGTTTTCAGTAAAGTCTGTTTTATTAGATTGGGAATTATCAACGGATATGGTTGAAATATTTTCTGTAGAAACTGCCACATTACTCGTTTCCTCATCGCTTTCTTCTACTTCCATTTGCTGATGCAAGTAATTGGCTAAAGCTGAGTGAGCAACAGGTCGTATTCGGTAGGGAATTTGAATAATTTTTTCCAAGTAATCTGTACCAGAAGGTCGCCCTTGATGGAATAGCACTCCGGCATAGTATTTCTCTAAAGCACGAGTGACATAGCGTTCGTCAATTGCAACTACTGCAATAAATAGAGGAGTTTTAACCAGAAGCTGAACTGCTTCTAAAACTTCAACTACTCGGTCAGGTGGGCAACGATCCAGATCGTCAATAAAGAGAACAATACGTGCTGGACCTCTTGGAAAAGTTTTTTCTAGCTTGCTAAATTGTTCATCATTATCTTTCATTTTTGGATTATAATGCAGACAATTAGTAAGCTCGGCGAGATTGCGCTGCAACTGGTGAAGGTATCCTAGTTTTTTTTCGTATAACTCATTCTTAGAAATATCTTCAAGAAAGGTATTTAGAGTCGGATAATTACTAACAAGACCAATTTGTTGTTGTAATTGTTCAATTTGGAGTTCATGCCGCTTGATTTTGTTGACCTGCTGTTCAATGTCCCGATCTGATTGTAGAATTTCTTGCTGAAGAGTAACCCAAACATCCTTTCCTACTTCAAATTTTTCCTTTGCTTCTCCTGCAATCTGCTTCAAACCAGTAAGAATCTTTTCCTGTTCTTCTTGAGTTTTCTGTAATAAACTGATTCCTGTCCCTAATGCTGTAATAAATCCTCCTGTTTGTATTAAGGTCGTATATGTAGAAAGGACATCACTGAGCTTCTTAGGCAATTGATCTCTTAGTTGATCGGGTAATAGAGGAAAAGCGACAATAGACAATCCCGCCAAAAAGGCCACGAGTGACAACCAATTTTTTTGTAAAAAATAACTTGGCATCTTCCGAAGAATTAGCCCGCGCAATTTTCGATTTTCTTTTCTTAGTCTTTCCTTTAAATTCTGTAATTCTGATTTCTCATTTTTACGGATATCACCAATTTTTTCCCACAAGGAACTAGAAAATTCTTGATCTGATTTGCTCTTTTCTAGTTCATTGTAGGTTTGTTCTGAAAAGTTTGCCAATTCTCTGAGAGAGGCGGTACGATCAAACTCACTCATAGCATTAAGTGCTTTCCAAAATTTACCGCCTTCAAGCTGTGAGCGATTTACCTTTTTGAGCGATTGTTCAATTTGCTGTTCAAGCGTATATTGACGATTAAATTCATAAAAGATAGTTTGCGTCAAACTGTACCACAGATCTGCTTTTGCATAAGTCCAGGCATCAAACTTTATCTGATAAATATGTCCTACATAAGGAAAAGCTTCTTCCTCTTTACCCCATGTCTGTTTTTTAGTTAGAGATGCGCTACGAATCTCGTTCATTCTCTGCTGCATCAGATTCATGATAAAAGATTTTCCGCTTCCCCATCCCCCTAAGATTCCTACAGCCAATGGCGGTTCTAGATCCCGTAAAAGCAACATATCAGCTAAAGCGTCAGCCTCACTTTTAAGATTAAGGAGATCTTTTCCTTCTGCCAGATCATTCCATAGCTTTTGAGGGCGAACGTTTCTCCCTGTCAATAGAATTCGATTTCCGATATTTTTTATGAGATTTTTTTGCCAGTTGAATGTGTTTATTAGAGCATCTTCAAGGGTATAGTTGGTGATTAAAATTTTAATAACGGGATTCAAGCACGACAATAAAGCATCTGTAAGAACACCATGAGTGGAGTTTTCTCCAGCATAATCATAACTAGCAGCAATAAAGCAACGATCATATTTTACTTCACTACTTGTTTGGGAAAACAAATCAATAAATAAATTACTGAAATCACTGTCTAGCCAAACAATTTGTTGTTTAACAGGACTTTTTTCAAGTTGATCGTGTAACCATTTCAGCGAAATACTTCTTGATCGGAGTTCAGATGTATGTTCAGATGAAGATTCGTTTAAAGGATTGGGGAAATCAGTTAGTAACAGCT
This portion of the Microcystis aeruginosa NIES-2549 genome encodes:
- a CDS encoding P-loop NTPase fold protein, which translates into the protein MKRKALVIGVNQYKEGIPCPQHSLKDAEDIAELLRTIGQFDQVQILLNQFEQQDKDHKNPYEPDQLKFLIEQLFNPQDGDTETALFYFSGNGAEIYEAEGKETQKGELLLTDFPNPLNESSSEHTSELRSRSISLKWLHDQLEKSPVKQQIVWLDSDFSNLFIDLFSQTSSEVKYDRCFIAASYDYAGENSTHGVLTDALLSCLNPVIKILITNYTLEDALINTFNWQKNLIKNIGNRILLTGRNVRPQKLWNDLAEGKDLLNLKSEADALADMLLLRDLEPPLAVGILGGWGSGKSFIMNLMQQRMNEIRSASLTKKQTWGKEEEAFPYVGHIYQIKFDAWTYAKADLWYSLTQTIFYEFNRQYTLEQQIEQSLKKVNRSQLEGGKFWKALNAMSEFDRTASLRELANFSEQTYNELEKSKSDQEFSSSLWEKIGDIRKNEKSELQNLKERLRKENRKLRGLILRKMPSYFLQKNWLSLVAFLAGLSIVAFPLLPDQLRDQLPKKLSDVLSTYTTLIQTGGFITALGTGISLLQKTQEEQEKILTGLKQIAGEAKEKFEVGKDVWVTLQQEILQSDRDIEQQVNKIKRHELQIEQLQQQIGLVSNYPTLNTFLEDISKNELYEKKLGYLHQLQRNLAELTNCLHYNPKMKDNDEQFSKLEKTFPRGPARIVLFIDDLDRCPPDRVVEVLEAVQLLVKTPLFIAVVAIDERYVTRALEKYYAGVLFHQGRPSGTDYLEKIIQIPYRIRPVAHSALANYLHQQMEVEESDEETSNVAVSTENISTISVDNSQSNKTDFTENKVGGKLLDSDRDKSVTILTPEKIKFKSEEFKILLECCRHTDLPPRMIKRLVNIYKIFKIIEFLSNKVWLKSNEQTKAILSVLSLSAYYPDLIREVFDDLDIQFEELESQLEGLKQEEKQQQMQKLKLLDSLLKTLESLLNTSEEKDAPHLQREYRRLHHDATILLSGITLAQFDLETFNLVRSFCFFGDVGYSPEDSQRTVRSHQG